The nucleotide sequence AAGAAACATGATTAGTAAAATTTAGGGttcaattagttattaattatggttttttagggttttagttGACGATATCATGTAGTTTGCTAAAATTTAAGTTAGTAGGTTTATAAACTGATTAAGAACTAAGGTAGACAATTATAaagttaaatatattttttaataatttagttAACATAGAAGGAACTGAGTTCAGTATATGTGATTTTATTTTACTTGAGTGTGGTTAGATGGGGTAGCAGTTATTAGGCTATGAGGATCAGATGTACAAATTGGATCAGCAGTTATTAGACTCCTCCCAATCGCCATAAATTATAGCAATGACTCTCTGTTTTGCAAGTCAAACCTTTCTGTAGGACGCCTTGTAACCAAAGTGTTTCTCCACACCTCCTTGCAGAACCCTGATGCTGATTGTTGGATCGGCTTTGACCATCGTGAAAATGTGTTGTGCAATCACCTTCGAATCCAACCTATGATGGTCTTACCGCATCGATGTTTGCATGCAAGTATGATGACCAGTGTATCTTCTAACCTCCCACTTTTCTTGCTTTCGGCGATATGATGAGTATGCTCAAATTACAACCGGGCACGAACTTGATACATTGTACATTATACCTCAACTGGTTACTCTATACTATTTTGTACTCTGCAGCCCTCCTGGTGTTGTACTACTTAACTGCTAACAtgacttcttccttgttcttaaattgttGTCCAACCTCGAACTCGTTGCTTGAATCCTCTTCGGGGCCTCCCTGGGTAAACGACCAATCGAAAGTCATTGCATCGAGATTCAACCTCGTGAAATGATCCAGCCGGTCATATGGTCGAGAAATGGCAGGTTGTGTTAGAGCGATTTGTGTGTCATCATTGCAGTTCATCTCTTCTTCCTCGTCACCGTTGTTAGGAATTTCGGGTGGTTCTTCATCAAAATCGTCTCCGTCATCGGGGCTAACTTCATACTGACACATTATCGGATCCCTGATAGCAGAACCCTCGTGACTTTCAACACCGTCATCCATTAAGTCAATATTACGAACTTTAACATTAGACCTCTCTTGATTACCTTCAGGTGGCATATTTAGGTCCACCATTGTCTTTCTGATAGTTCGCCTAACAACTCCACTCAACGGACTATCATCGACAGTATCTGCAGATGATACTCAGCCATCCAACTCAACAAGGAATATGAACAATTCCAGCAGATGAACATTTGTCCATCGGTTGTGCCACGACCTTATAAGTCGTACGTCCTCGTCGTCACGTAAACGATACCTAATTCAAAACAACAGAAATATTTCTCACCATGGTCTAATACATATACTAGCAACAGAGACAAGACAACTGTAATATACCTTTTATAAAACAAACTGCCATCTACTTCTGTCGGATATCTGTAGTAAATTTTCTTCACCTTTTTTGCCTATTGCTATCCGACGGAATGCAATATCAAATTTTTCAATGCTGTTAAACTGTTGACTTCCAGTGTCATATAAGTAATTATCAGTTATCCCGATTTAAAAACGATAGAACCTTCTTCATCATACACTATTTCACTATCGTAATGAATAGATAACAATGAATTTTTTGACATTATAGAGAAAAAATGTTAACAATGATAATGAAAGTCGACAATAAAATTGTGGTTCTCTACTCTgctgcatgcttttattttagaCATCTAACCTAGAGTTCGTCGGAAGAGGTGGCGAATTCTATATAAATCGTAGAGTTCGCTGGAGGTGTAGCGAACTCCCTAATTTATATAAAGTTCGTCGGGAGTGTGACGAATTTGtcttaattacaaaaaaaaaaaaaaattgtcatcCAAAAAGTAAAACTCAAAAATTTTGTTTGgagaattaaataattttttattttatttaagaaaaaaaaaatcctaaaaaacgcgTCATTTAGACGGTTTCATTTTCAAATCCAATGGTCAAATCAAACTTATTTTTAAACCTtaattttctatttctatttattatgttttttttttttctaaatcaaacCAATTTGAAGGTTCAAATAAGGAATGTTGGCTACAGTTTGGTGTTTCCCTTCTAGAGAAGAGAACTAGAAGGTTGACCGTTGAAAATCCCAAGTGTCTCCACTGAAAAGTTTTGTAccattctttcctttttctccttcCATCCACAGAAATGCATTGACTTTCAAATATCCATAAGACCATAACGCCAAATTCTGAATTTTACTTGCTGCAATTATAACATTAATGAAACCTttgataatatttaaaaatatagttAAAGTNCTCAtcacattattaaaaattaatataatacgTTTTTCATTTTTATCAATTTCAATAATATAATTAATACAATTAGAATCTCAacctattttaaatttaatacatACCACCATATTAGTACCACTATAAGGCATGACTCTTATTTTACAGTATAAAAACTTCCGTAGTCCCCTCTCCTTCTACAATAAACCCCAAACCACGACAATTCACTACCACAACAAGACACAACACAATGCATAAGAGTCCCTCAGGTTCCACACTGGGCCCAGGTGGGCTCGACCTAACCCAGGCCTTCTTCAGGCCCATAACAAACGCCGCACCACCCTCGCCAACCAAGCGCCAAACCAAGATCTCAGTCATCGGCGTCGGCAACGTCGGGATGGCCATTGCTCAGACCATCCTCACTCAAGATCTCACCGACGAGCTCGTCCTCATCGACAACAAGGCCGACAAGCTCCGCGGCGAGATGCTCGACCTCCAGCACGCCGCCGCCTTCCTTCCCCGCACAAAGATCTACGCCTCCGTGGACTACGCCGTCACCGCCGGCTCCGACCTCTGCATAATCACCGCAGGTGCACGCCAGAACGCTGGCGAGTCAAGGCTGAACCTGCTCCAGAGGAACCTCGCGCTGTTCAAGAGCATTGTGCCACCGCTTGCGCGGTACTCACCGCAGACGGTGCTGCTCATCGTTTCGAACCCCGTGGACGTTCTGACTTACTTGGCGTGGAAGCTCTCCGGTTTTCCATCGAACCGGGTTATCGGGTCGGGTACGAACTTGGACTCCTCAAGGTTCAGGTTCCTCATCGCGGATCATCTCGACGTCAACGCTCAGGACGTGCAGGTCACTCTCattttcctttttgtatttttaaattttttattaattattgtatgTCTACATTACTGTATCCCGCAAATCTTGGGATACGTATGTCTCTTATTTCTCTTCTTGTTTTGGATCTGTTGCCGACTACTGCTTCATTTAGtgttaaaaaactaaaaataggaaaaaaaaaaaacatgtagaTAATTAAATGAATGTTCTTGGCGAGTTAGATAACTGCTAATACTTGAATTACTGCCGTAACAGACACATACTTTATATAGATTTATCTAACTATGCCCATTAAGGTATCAACGCATAGAATTTGTATTGAaagattaaaaattttaaattttcaaaacatTTCAGTAGAAAATATTTCACtcaatttctttctattttaaaaaaattacaaattaaaactGTTAATTTGGTTCAAATTAAGAATGGCATTTGAAGTCTTCTTTAAAAAGGTCACTCAACATTTTAGTAATGATACTCAAAGTTTGGCTTGATGTATCTGATCAACTGATCATTCACGGaatctttagtttaatttcaagcCAAGTTGTTAGATATGTTTAACATACATAGAAATGCTTGTTATATACAgtttacaaaatgaaattgtaaTATGATTTTGTAGATACTAATTTGAATAACTGAATACTAGAGAATGTAAAGTTTGTATACGGTTATTGCATTTCAGGCTTACATAGTGGGGGAACATGGGGATAGCTCGGTGGCTCTGTGGTCTAGCATCAGCATTGGTGGTGTTCCAGTTCTGAGCTTTTTGGAGAAACAGCAGATAGCATACGAGAAGGAAACATTAGAGAACATACACAAAGCAGTGATAGACAGCGCCTATGAAGTTATCAGCCTCAAAGGCTACACTTCTTGGGCCATTGGCTACTCTGTTGCTAGCTTGGCGCGCTCTATTCTCCGGGACCAAAGGAAGATCCACCCTGTCTCTGTTTTGGCAAAAGGCTTCTACGGCATTAGCAACGAAGTGTTCCTCAGCTTGCCAGCACAGCTTGGTCGCGGAGGAGTGTTGGGTGTGACCAATGTGCACTTGAATGAAGAGGAGTTACAAAGGCTCAGGGACTCTGCCAAGACCATACTTGAGGTGCAGACTCAGTTAGATCTTTAAATTTGTGTTCATCCTTCTAGAAAGATCTCTCCTCCTTGAATGCCCTGTGGTTTATTAGTTAACTTATTTTGTACTTTAACtttgttttattttgatttgcAGATTAGCCTAAGTTGTTACATGTTAATTTTGACCCTTGTGGTCCGGCGTTTATGTTAATTGATACATGTTATTTCGGTCCTTTTTGTTGTTACATTTTAAGTCTAGCATGGTAGATCTAGTGATATGTATTTTGTTATATATTTAGCCAGTCAATTAAATTTTCAATTGTTGTAATTCACtacctgaaaaaaaaaaagagatttagTCACAAAAAATTACTCACAAGTAATACATTAAAGTAGCAAAGTTATACGTCATCCTTGAAATTTGCTATGAACATTCATCCCTATAGTTAGGTTTTATCAATTTGTCACAAATAGCACTAACACTGACCTCCTAAACTACATAGCCATTTCTTCTCCATTTATATCAACATTTCCTCTGCCCctattttctatttcttttctctCCTCCTTCCGGCCCctattttctatttcttttttctcCCTTCCGTGGGCTTGCACAGTGACGGACCCAAAAAATTTTACAGTGTTAGTGAaagcaaaaatataataaaatttaagtatcaatatatatttttttagcttTCCAAAAAAAAGTTACGCCGAACTAAAATATATCGTCGTTTGCAATTTCTCTCTCAACTTAATATCTTTTTATATTCATAGTTATTTGCATTTTAATAATAAGTGGTGTGAAAAGTAAATCCTCATTATAAGTACTTGAGAATTGACTTAAGTTCTTAGAAAAATACTAATACAAATCCATTTATGCATTTTACTTCAAAttcatttaaattctgcaaaaaaTTATTATTGTTCTTTGATACTCAATTCAGCTCCTCTTGAGTATCGTGTACTAAGTAACtaataataaaatagtaataGTTCATTCAATTCATAGGTAAATTTGTCAGTGGTGTTCATAACTTATGCTGAATTTTCATTTCTAATCTTTCAACACTTTTAACGTCATGAAGCTTTTGAAAAATCATTCTTGTTTTGTAAGATTAGTCATGAATGAATAATGGAATATTCCTTCCTTAACTTTAATTTCTCTTCGTATGTTTTGTGAATTCCTAGATTAAAATCACAACAAAAAAGATCCAACAAACTAATATATCtacataatttttttaacaagtCTAAAGTAAATCTATGTCTTCCAGATAAAAGTTCTTGTATTTGACTCCAACTTAAAGCTTAGTTGGAGATCCAAACGTTTTATAGGTCCATGACGATGTAGATGATGATCCGAACCAACAAGGGAGAATACatacaataatttttttgttgataATGAGAATTAGGAACATACCACTTTAAAAACATCAACAAGACCtgcatcttcatcatcatcttgATCATTATTATTAAAACTAAGCTGAGTTTCAGAATTATTATTATCAAAGGAAGAAGGATTATAGAACGAATTATCAATATTGTAACCTGCTTGCTGTAAAAGGTAGTGGTTGATGGTGGTATCATTTGTTTTTTGAGGTTGcaacttctttttctttgttctctctttctttcttgtgTGCATTTTGGTGTCCCCTTATGCTTGAGTTTGTGAATTTCTTGTAATAATATTGGcactctaatatttttttattactattattcTCATCATGATCTCCCTCTTAAAAATAATGTTGAGCTTTTCTCAACCGATGAGGATGAAACTGAATTTGAAGAATtcatattatatcaaattatctCTTCTTTAAAAATCTAAGATCTAAAAACAACAAGATTAACATAAATGATTGATTTATAACATTTGCATCTTGCAGTATCTTGAATAATTATGCTTATGCTAATAATTATTTAtccaatattttgaatttttgccaACACAATGATATATTCATGTGATATAAGAAAGTATTTACTTCATCATCAATGTTtgcttaattatattttttaatcataATGAATTTCTTACTATTTAGGTGATACAAGATGAAAATTCTATCTTAGCATGGTGATACATCATTATCTCAAGTCCAACAATCTTGTAGCAAATCCTCAAATTAGATCGCTATGGAAGAGAGTGACTTTCTTGTAGGCTGTGGAAGCATCAAATTCGCTAAGGAGATGGGTTCTGTCTCTCGATTCTCCTTATTACAACATGCACTCAACGTTGCCTCCGACGTTTGATGTAACAAGATTAATGTCCATTTTTAGCTGATACCGCTTAATGCTCACACAAATATATTTGATAAAGTACCCTTTTCTCATGCATCGTACAATAGTGCTTCATCAACTATTATGAATTCTAGTATAAAGGTTGGCTatgtttgccttttttttttttgcattttgcaattttatttaatataagatAACCATTTAGCAATTAGCTAGATTATGGTTTGTTTGAAACTTGTAGGAGATATATGCACCGAACTTGcaatatttgaaaagatttgatttttcatattttatGAAAGCTTCTGATTGGAATGCTAATATTGTACTAACGGATATGAAGATAATTATCGGAAAGAATTTATTTACTAAACACTATATATAACATTGCAAATTGAATCTGaatttacacttttttttttctaaatgagCATTTCAAACAAGCTAGCATGTGAGTTTCAGTGAGCatttcaaaagcaataaactatcaTAGAATGACATATTGCaaagtttttttttgaaaagaggaTACTTTTGTTCTACAACAGAATCACCAATAAACCAAGTTGTTGTAAAAGATTTTGATCCGAACAAAAAGCCATATCTTATAGATGATTTGGATCCTATTGTGCGTGAGAAAGTCAAACAATATTGTGAAATATGGTATTATGTTTGATAtacttttagtttagttttgctGAACATAACaactttatttttcaattttatctaGGCTTAGTCTTTCTATTTaatattacttttgattttcgaCTGAACATGTCACTCTAAATTAATGAGTTATTTTCTACCAGATTTTTTTATCTAACTTTGCAGAACATAGCTGGTATCagtagttatatatatataatgtcttttatttatctagttgaaGTAGGCACCTTTGTACTATTGTGAGAGTGAGAATATTTTGTGCAAGCAAGATTTTGTATTTTGGTTTGCATTTTATACCTTTTCATTTTTATTACTCTCTTCATTTCAACTTACAATAGTATGAGTAACATGATACCTTAAagggttaaaaaaaattatggtaGTAGCATGATGACAGACATAACACAACACAGtcactgtaacaccctaccacacagagctttacgcttaaaccgtaaaatagaggtggtatggtatttacgacctctaaaataaaacatACATACATAACATAATTGAAGGGATATAATATTCAATGATACTTGAAGGTTGTTAAAGCAAAGTCGtgaaaataaaagcgcaacgctcaagataACGTTTACTTGCATACGAAGAAAGCATAGATACAtacatatgtatgtatgtatgtatatataaaataaaagtggAGAGTCAAGGCTACAAAATATTCAAGCTTCGAGCtcaacctgcgaagctaaggttggccggagaatatttacatacatacatataatccCAAGTttaaagaactaaaaataaaccCTATTTCTCCATTAAAAGCCTCTATGAGGTATAGCAACAAAACATAACATAGGAGAagtctatacatatatatacatatacataaaacTCCTTAAAAAGTAATATCCCACTCTACTGTGACAGgaactccagacgcctaacgaggtgCTTCTCggcctacatctgaaaaacacaaatatcTATATAGAATGAGAACCAGGAGTTCTCAGGATGGTAAAGGTAccacatacataagatataaggtcccggaAAAGTCAGAGACAAtcttagaactccgacactcagatttaaatCTTAAAACTTATAAATTGAAGACCATAAATAGGGTAGGTTATATAAGGTTCTAAATATTAATTAAACTCTAACTAAAAACCCTCAACTCCTcgccttcctccaatcctccaaactCTAGTGGAAACTCAAAGATAAATAAAGCAGACAAAGGCAAACACAAATATAGTACAGTTATTGCAAGTAACAAGTATGACAAAGAACATATTGATTCACAAAGGCAAACCCAATTAaatgaacaaaagaaaaaaaacaaacatatgcatatgatgcatgcctgccctatggctgatgagtctcatctgtcagttataaagctAACTTGACATGTccggctgctaaaccctggacagtcccttgttcgcgcatccccaagagtctatgtatAGCattttctcaatcataatcaaattTTGCTCATTGGGGGAATTTCTAGGGCGTTAAAGTGTCTGGCCACATCTTGCAATGTAGGGTCCATAGAGTATCGAGTCTtgacctggaacacgtggtggcaagccactgcatcttacccaggaaaactcatatctcagataaAAGATGTGCATAAGCCACATtttcattcatattcattcatatTCTTTTATTATGGCCATATTCATCATATATATCACATATCGGCACTTCTCATTCATAATTCATCATATCTCAAGCCTTTTTCTCTTCTAAGTTACCACCCCTTCCTAGTTCAACCCCCTACACTAGCATTATAACTCACTTCTAGGGTCTTAGatagtaaaaatagaggtttagagattcaaaatcatgtttaaatcacaaaactcaagttgctGAAAAACAGGGCTTCGCGTATGCGAACCATGTCCCGCGTACGCAGAAGTGTGATTTTTCCCAACTCGCGTACGTGACCTTTGCTCACATATGCAAGTACTCTGAACAATGGCGAATGGCTGCGTAGGCAGCCATACTTCCGCGTACGTGCCCCCTTCATTTTCCTTAAAAAGCTGTTAACAATGCAGAATTCACATTTTTCACATCCAACTTCCGACGCGCTAAATTTTTCGTTAAAAATTGCTTTCCATCAGTTCTtcaaacggcgtaaacttcacggacccaatttttatataaaacaAGTTTGGAAAAGTTTGGGAGTCTGGAGACCGAGTTATGACTCGCTGAAGTTCGCTCAAAAACCAAATTTTCACTCGAAACCATAAACCTCCATTTCTACAACTTCCTAACTCAATTCCTAAAAATCGAAGTTTCACAACATAACAAAACAAACCAAATCATATCCTAAAACATACCTAATAATTGCTTCTCATTCATCTCATAACTCGTCATTACCCAAACTCATCAAATTCATCCTCAAGGGTTCATACTTAATGCAAGATCATACTCAATAGTCATGGTATCAACATTACTTATTCAAATCATCATTTCATCAACCATCATCCATAAGCATCAATCATAAATACATTCTCA is from Arachis ipaensis cultivar K30076 chromosome B01, Araip1.1, whole genome shotgun sequence and encodes:
- the LOC107629994 gene encoding L-lactate dehydrogenase A codes for the protein MHKSPSGSTLGPGGLDLTQAFFRPITNAAPPSPTKRQTKISVIGVGNVGMAIAQTILTQDLTDELVLIDNKADKLRGEMLDLQHAAAFLPRTKIYASVDYAVTAGSDLCIITAGARQNAGESRLNLLQRNLALFKSIVPPLARYSPQTVLLIVSNPVDVLTYLAWKLSGFPSNRVIGSGTNLDSSRFRFLIADHLDVNAQDVQAYIVGEHGDSSVALWSSISIGGVPVLSFLEKQQIAYEKETLENIHKAVIDSAYEVISLKGYTSWAIGYSVASLARSILRDQRKIHPVSVLAKGFYGISNEVFLSLPAQLGRGGVLGVTNVHLNEEELQRLRDSAKTILEVQTQLDL